One segment of Ipomoea triloba cultivar NCNSP0323 chromosome 12, ASM357664v1 DNA contains the following:
- the LOC115998015 gene encoding organelle RRM domain-containing protein 2, mitochondrial, translated as MAFSSAFRGILGGRLMPSSIFQSQFASLRFCSTLTTSKLFISGLSRYTSDEGLKNAFEQFGKLVEAKVITDRATGRSKGFGFVTYETIEEAQKAREGMNAKFLDGWVIFVDPAKPKEVRPPPQPESDSTSFGIRSNKTIGWSG; from the exons ATGGCATTTTCCTCAGCTTTTCGCGGTATATTGGGAGGACGTTTGATGCCTTCATCTATCTTTCAATCTCAATTTGCTTCGCTTCGGTTCTGTTCAACCCTTACTACCTCAAAGCTCTTCATCAGTG GCCTTTCAAGATACACTTCAGATGAAGGCCTTAAGAACGCATTTGAGCAATTTGGGAAACTTGTTGAGG CAAAAGTCATTACAGATAGAGCCACCGGGAGATCAAAGGGGTTTGGATTTGTTACTTATGAAACAATTGAAGAAGCTCAAAAAGCTCGAGAAGGAATGAATGCAAAGTTCTTGGACGGTTGGGTAATTTTTGTTGACCCTGCCAAGCCGAAGGAGGTTAGACCTCCACCTCAGCCAGAGTCAGACTCGACTTCATTTGGTATCAGGAGCAACAAGACTATTGGTTGGTCTGGTTGA